One region of Silene latifolia isolate original U9 population unplaced genomic scaffold, ASM4854445v1 scaffold_57, whole genome shotgun sequence genomic DNA includes:
- the LOC141639795 gene encoding uncharacterized protein LOC141639795: MDQQRYTQKSLDRDSDLSLSVTKTMLHLEIHASTVYTHALFYEFQKQCVSSLNSCSGDSSRDSTTRFLDVEDAILHTTYTLAFNPTTFDAKCSCKGVRKIPEQYLLSRWTKNAKKMPLYDVHGQLIGDFDSSDAFRQKFKPDPETMTKQQELEMLLGVKCSDEVQILPPVKSKNKGSGKRLTSKKQMSIEKTQKPKRFCNNCKQMAHHDKRNCPNPVAETSEHSGDDNESDTSSVADVN, from the exons ATGGATCAGCAAAGATACACCCAAAAGTCCCTTGATAGAGACAGTGATCTCTCTCTATCTGTAACCAAAACCATGCTTCATCTTGAGATTCATGCATCCACTGTGTACACACACGCACTCTTTTATGAATTCCAAAAGCAGTGTGTCTCTTCTTTGAATTCATGTAGCGGAGATTCTTCAAGGGATTCCACTACAAGGTTTCTTGATGTTGAAGATGCAATATTGCATACTACGTACACTTTAGCATTTAATCCCACAACTTTtgatgcaaaatgttcat GTAAAGGGGTTAGGAAGATACCTGAACAGTACCTTTTGAGTAGGTGGACAAAGAACGCCAAGAAGATGCCTCTTTATGATGTTCACGGGCAGTTGATCGGTGATTTTGATTCCTCAGAT GCATTTAGACAGAAATTCAAGCCCGACCCTGAAACAATGACCAAACAACAAGAGTTAGAGATGCTTCTTGGGGTTAAGTGTTCAGATGAGGTCCAGATATTACCACCAgttaaatccaaaaacaagggtAGTGGCAAGAGGTTGACCTCTAAGAAACAAATGTCCATTGAAAAGACACAAAAGCCGAAAAGGTTTTGCAATAattgtaaacaaatggcacatcATGATAAGCGCAACTGCCCTAACCCAGTTGCTGAGACATCCGAGCACTCGGGTGATGATAATGAATCTGAT ACTTCTTCAGTTGCGGATGTTAATTGA